The Paenibacillus amylolyticus genome contains the following window.
CCTCTCCCCTTTTGGAACTGGCTCCCAGCCATTTCGTACGGACATTCGTGAGGAAGAAGACAAATATTGCGTAGAAGCCGAGCTTCCGGGCATCACCAAAGAGAATATAGACATTCAAGTTGAAGGTAAAGAATTGATTATTCGTGCCAAACGTCATGACATGATTGAACAGAAGGATGACGCCAATCGGATCATTCGGCAGGAGCGCCGATCCGGTGAATTTATCCGGCGTTTCTATGTGGATCATATTGACGAGGAGAATATTAAGGCCAGATTGGAAGACGGTGTGTTGAAGCTTGAGATTCCGAAACGTCCTGGAGATGATCAGCCTCGCAGACGAATTCAGATTAACTAATATACGCAAGAAAAGCATAGTTTCTTAAACAGGGTGAAAAGCATGCAGGAGACATCGAGAAAGATGTTCTCTGCATGCTTTATTTTCATACGATTCATACGGAAAACTATTGAATATCCATGCGCTGGTTCCAAATTATTTTTCTGCTGCTGCTTGCATCAGGGCATAGATCTTGCGTGTGGTATTTACATTTCTTACAGTCATATAAGCATAGACTTTGGACCCCACAAGTTTGTTCATGCCACTTTTGGATGCATCCTCTCTGCTGACTGAATACAGAATAGCGCCGGGAACATAAAGCAGTGTGCCGATTTCCGGTTTGATGGGCAATTGGTCCAGCACGGAGGGCTCATTGATCTCATCCCATAGGAACATCACATCACTTTTAGCCGTGTCATCATTAGTCCATTTTTCCGGGAGTGCTTCAATAACGCTCTGGATTTCATCCATATTCCGTACCATTACCCTGATCTGTAAGCCGAAGTCGGCGGCGATGGCCTGTTCCAGCACAAGGGATATCTCTCTATTTGCATCGGCACGTTCCTGATGATCGGCAAAAATAATATTGCCCGAGTTGATGTATGTAAGGACATCCAGCATGCCTGCTTGTTCAAACGTTTCTTTCAGCTGTTTCATATTAATTTTATTGTTCCCGCCTACATTAATACCCCGTAGCAAAGCCACATAGATCATAGGGATGTCCCTCCAATACTTCAATTCAACGGTTTAACAAAATGACAGATACTCGAAGAGATGAGCAGTATATTCTTCTCCCAATAGATCCTGAACTAAAGGCTCAACTTGCTCCAGAACCTCG
Protein-coding sequences here:
- a CDS encoding DUF1697 domain-containing protein, coding for MIYVALLRGINVGGNNKINMKQLKETFEQAGMLDVLTYINSGNIIFADHQERADANREISLVLEQAIAADFGLQIRVMVRNMDEIQSVIEALPEKWTNDDTAKSDVMFLWDEINEPSVLDQLPIKPEIGTLLYVPGAILYSVSREDASKSGMNKLVGSKVYAYMTVRNVNTTRKIYALMQAAAEK
- a CDS encoding Hsp20/alpha crystallin family protein, with amino-acid sequence MFDLIPFRKRNEDPFGHMLKSFNDMVENSFLSPFGTGSQPFRTDIREEEDKYCVEAELPGITKENIDIQVEGKELIIRAKRHDMIEQKDDANRIIRQERRSGEFIRRFYVDHIDEENIKARLEDGVLKLEIPKRPGDDQPRRRIQIN